The following are from one region of the Thiocapsa rosea genome:
- a CDS encoding Re/Si-specific NAD(P)(+) transhydrogenase subunit alpha, with amino-acid sequence MKIGIPLETASGETRVASIPEVVKKLIGKGFEVMVEAGAGARAGYPDDDYAAAGAQLTDRAGAFDVDLLLKVRRPDTADVEALRPGGLYIGLLESCGDDEILSAMLAKGMRVLGMERMPRTSRAQSMDALSSQSNIAGYRATLEAAARYGRFLPMMMTSAGSAKPARLIVLGVGVAGLQAIATARRLGADVYAYDVRPETQEQIRSLGAKPIELDLGESGAGEGGYAKELSEEAKAKQQAALSDQLAKAHIIITTALIPCRPAPVLVTEDVVKRMRPGSVIVDLAAANGGNCPLTVAGEIVERHGVTIVGLTNFPALVPADASAFYARNLANLIEIMVAPSESGPVIKDLAEDDITAAMLVKPAA; translated from the coding sequence ATGAAGATCGGAATTCCCTTGGAGACCGCCTCCGGCGAGACCCGCGTGGCATCGATCCCGGAAGTGGTCAAGAAATTGATCGGTAAGGGTTTCGAGGTGATGGTCGAGGCGGGCGCCGGGGCGCGTGCCGGCTACCCCGACGACGACTACGCGGCGGCGGGTGCGCAGCTGACCGACCGGGCCGGCGCCTTCGATGTCGACCTCCTGCTCAAGGTCCGTCGACCCGACACGGCGGATGTCGAGGCACTGCGTCCGGGCGGACTCTATATCGGCCTGCTGGAGAGCTGCGGGGACGACGAGATCCTCTCGGCGATGCTCGCCAAAGGGATGCGTGTCCTGGGCATGGAGCGGATGCCGCGCACCTCGCGCGCCCAGTCCATGGATGCCCTGTCCTCGCAGAGCAACATCGCCGGGTATCGCGCGACCCTCGAGGCGGCGGCCCGTTACGGCCGTTTTCTGCCCATGATGATGACCTCCGCGGGTTCAGCGAAGCCGGCGCGTCTAATCGTTTTGGGCGTGGGTGTTGCGGGACTGCAGGCGATCGCCACCGCGCGCCGACTCGGCGCCGATGTCTACGCCTATGACGTGCGTCCCGAGACCCAAGAGCAGATCCGCTCCCTGGGCGCCAAGCCGATCGAGCTGGACCTGGGTGAAAGCGGTGCCGGCGAAGGCGGTTACGCCAAGGAGCTCTCCGAGGAGGCGAAGGCCAAGCAGCAAGCCGCCTTGAGCGACCAGCTCGCCAAGGCCCACATCATCATCACCACGGCCTTGATCCCCTGTCGTCCGGCGCCCGTTCTGGTCACGGAAGACGTTGTCAAACGGATGCGACCGGGTTCCGTCATCGTCGATCTGGCCGCGGCCAACGGCGGCAACTGCCCACTGACCGTCGCGGGCGAGATCGTCGAGCGCCACGGCGTGACCATCGTCGGTCTGACCAACTTCCCCGCCTTGGTCCCGGCGGACGCGAGCGCCTTTTACGCCCGCAACCTCGCCAATCTGATCGAGATCATGGTCGCGCCGAGCGAGTCCGGCCCGGTCATCAAGGACCTCGCCGAGGACGACATCACGGCGGCTATGCTGGTGAAGCCCGCGGCCTGA
- a CDS encoding Uma2 family endonuclease, whose translation MEARRLRTIDDLLAWPGEERVELIDGDIVQRPMARFEHGLAQSALSDEVQVFKRRGGPDGWWIVTEISVQYSEHQCPSHDLAGWRKARVPQRPSGVMTLAPDWVCEILSPGHERKDLVHHLMLLQRAGVPHYWIVSPEDRTLIAYALDAGGYRIIFSADYPPDTSPGRVRVPPFDAVEIDLGYVFGSAG comes from the coding sequence GTGGAAGCCAGACGACTCCGAACGATCGATGATCTTCTGGCCTGGCCGGGAGAGGAGCGCGTCGAGCTGATCGATGGCGACATCGTTCAGCGCCCGATGGCGCGCTTCGAGCACGGTCTTGCGCAATCGGCGTTGTCCGACGAGGTTCAGGTCTTCAAGCGTCGGGGTGGTCCGGATGGCTGGTGGATCGTGACCGAGATCAGTGTTCAATACAGCGAGCACCAGTGCCCGAGCCACGATCTCGCGGGATGGCGTAAGGCGCGGGTCCCGCAGCGACCGAGCGGCGTTATGACATTGGCCCCCGACTGGGTGTGCGAGATTCTCTCGCCCGGTCACGAGCGTAAGGATCTGGTCCATCATCTGATGCTGCTCCAGCGTGCCGGTGTCCCGCACTACTGGATCGTCTCTCCGGAAGATCGGACGCTGATCGCCTACGCGCTCGATGCCGGCGGCTATCGCATCATCTTCTCCGCCGACTACCCGCCCGATACGTCACCCGGACGCGTCCGGGTTCCGCCGTTCGATGCCGTCGAGATCGATCTCGGCTATGTGTTCGGCAGCGCGGGCTGA
- a CDS encoding acyl-CoA thioesterase, whose product MDPNRFAYTFSVRLHDTDAAGRLFFGHLFRHAHDAYEAFMAQAGLPLERLIREGELLLPLVHAEADYHRPLCQGDRVQISLAIEEIRTRSFAVGYRFETQDGTLAATAKTVHLQINRDGSPASCLSDGILDAIHPYTQNRPQ is encoded by the coding sequence ATGGACCCAAACCGTTTCGCCTACACCTTCAGCGTCCGCCTGCACGACACGGACGCGGCCGGACGGCTATTTTTCGGCCACCTCTTCCGTCATGCGCACGATGCCTACGAGGCATTCATGGCGCAGGCCGGCCTCCCGCTCGAGCGCCTCATCCGCGAGGGCGAACTCCTGCTCCCGCTCGTGCATGCCGAGGCAGACTATCACCGACCCTTATGCCAGGGTGATCGGGTTCAGATCTCGCTGGCGATCGAGGAGATCCGCACCCGATCCTTCGCCGTCGGCTATCGCTTCGAGACGCAGGACGGGACGCTCGCCGCAACGGCGAAGACGGTCCATCTCCAAATCAATCGGGACGGCTCGCCGGCATCGTGTCTGTCCGACGGGATTCTGGACGCCATCCATCCCTACACGCAAAACCGCCCGCAGTAA
- a CDS encoding alginate export family protein has product MISSPSTWLTALAAAVFSAGVSADTQAADAASSFKPGADLRLRQVFIGNVGLNDQSPIADRTFQRYRGRLWGIYAPTDQIVGTARLMWEGRHYNKPKENQWPVPGFETWYSGGLFFDLLDVAFNDIAGSPLSVKLGRQEIILGNGWLVLEGTPLDGSRTIYFDAARATYQLASIGTTLDLIYLNQDADTGRFPSPLNGVIEDQIEQYETGAILYARNKSLVKDTDLDGYLIYKSSTPDNTPGNIRVNNGAPFPSPPDSGVAYTAGVRAESKLLPQWTLRAEAAYQWGTRNDADLDAFGFNGRATYSLNDPLANRFHLGYEFLSGNDPDSNGTQAFDPLWGRWPQWSELMIYQWPLESRVGEATNLSRLNLGWGIQAHPTTLVTVDYHALWADEMTTRTPAQLVNLSGESHFRGHLAAVWVKTKLSKHVAGHLVAEYLWPGDYYAENRRDESYFVRAELNLTW; this is encoded by the coding sequence ATGATTTCTAGCCCATCAACATGGTTGACGGCCCTGGCCGCAGCGGTGTTTTCGGCTGGTGTCTCGGCAGACACTCAGGCGGCCGACGCGGCCTCGAGCTTCAAGCCGGGTGCAGATCTGCGTCTGCGCCAAGTCTTTATCGGCAACGTCGGCCTGAACGACCAAAGCCCGATCGCCGACCGGACCTTTCAGCGGTATCGCGGACGTCTTTGGGGGATCTACGCACCGACCGACCAGATCGTCGGGACGGCGCGACTCATGTGGGAAGGCCGTCACTACAATAAGCCCAAGGAGAATCAATGGCCGGTGCCGGGTTTCGAGACCTGGTACAGCGGCGGACTCTTCTTCGACCTGCTCGATGTCGCCTTCAACGACATCGCCGGCTCGCCGCTCTCGGTGAAACTCGGCCGCCAGGAGATCATCCTCGGCAATGGCTGGCTGGTGCTCGAAGGCACGCCGCTCGACGGCTCTCGGACCATCTATTTCGACGCCGCCCGCGCGACCTATCAACTGGCGTCCATCGGGACCACGCTCGATCTCATCTACCTCAATCAGGACGCCGACACGGGCCGTTTCCCGAGCCCTCTGAACGGCGTGATCGAGGATCAGATCGAGCAATACGAGACCGGCGCCATCCTCTACGCGCGCAACAAGAGCCTGGTCAAGGACACGGACCTCGACGGCTATCTGATCTATAAAAGCAGCACGCCGGACAACACGCCGGGCAACATTCGGGTCAACAACGGCGCACCCTTTCCTTCCCCTCCGGATTCGGGTGTAGCCTATACCGCAGGCGTGCGTGCCGAGTCGAAGCTCTTACCCCAATGGACATTGCGTGCGGAGGCGGCCTATCAGTGGGGTACACGCAATGATGCGGACCTGGATGCATTCGGCTTCAACGGACGCGCCACCTACAGCCTGAATGATCCGCTCGCCAATCGATTTCATCTCGGCTACGAGTTTCTCTCCGGCAACGACCCCGACAGCAACGGCACTCAAGCCTTCGACCCGCTCTGGGGCCGCTGGCCGCAGTGGAGCGAGCTGATGATCTACCAATGGCCGCTGGAGAGCCGCGTCGGCGAGGCGACGAACCTGAGTCGCCTGAATCTCGGCTGGGGCATCCAGGCCCACCCGACGACCTTGGTCACGGTCGATTATCACGCACTTTGGGCCGACGAGATGACCACACGCACCCCTGCGCAGCTGGTCAACCTCAGCGGGGAGAGCCACTTCCGCGGACATCTCGCCGCCGTCTGGGTCAAGACCAAGCTCAGCAAACACGTCGCCGGACACTTGGTCGCCGAATACCTCTGGCCCGGTGACTATTACGCCGAGAACCGGCGCGATGAATCCTATTTCGTCCGAGCGGAGTTGAATCTCACCTGGTAA
- the ppsR gene encoding posphoenolpyruvate synthetase regulatory kinase/phosphorylase PpsR, with product MNRTVFFVSESTGITAETLGHSLLSQFDTIDFEQVYMPYINTDLRAKALTQRMQEAADRDGVRPVVFATMLNNEIREILQSGNCYYVELFEGFVEPLSVELGVPPSRKAGRSHAITKPSYYTKRIEAINFAMANDDGIRPDNFHRADVVLIGVSRSGKTPTCLYLAMHYGLRSANYPITEEDFERGDVAQLVWDCRHKLFALTIDPQRLQLIREERRPGSGYASLERCQEDIRMAAQIYKRLQIPVLNTTSQSIEEISSHIIKALRGSGER from the coding sequence ATGAATCGCACCGTCTTCTTCGTCTCAGAGAGCACCGGCATCACCGCCGAGACGCTCGGCCACAGCCTGCTGTCGCAGTTCGATACCATCGACTTCGAGCAGGTCTACATGCCCTACATCAACACCGACCTGCGCGCCAAGGCGTTGACGCAGCGGATGCAGGAGGCCGCCGATCGCGACGGGGTTCGCCCGGTCGTCTTTGCGACCATGCTCAACAACGAGATCCGCGAGATCCTGCAAAGCGGCAACTGCTATTACGTCGAACTCTTCGAGGGTTTTGTCGAGCCGCTCTCGGTGGAGTTGGGTGTGCCGCCGAGCCGAAAAGCCGGGCGTAGCCACGCCATCACCAAGCCGAGCTATTACACCAAGCGGATCGAGGCGATCAATTTCGCCATGGCCAACGACGACGGGATCCGGCCGGACAATTTTCATCGTGCAGACGTCGTTTTGATCGGTGTCTCGCGTTCGGGCAAGACGCCGACCTGTCTCTATCTCGCGATGCATTATGGACTGCGCTCGGCCAACTATCCGATCACGGAGGAGGATTTCGAGCGCGGCGACGTTGCTCAGTTGGTTTGGGATTGTCGCCACAAGCTGTTCGCCCTCACGATCGATCCGCAGCGCCTGCAGCTGATCCGAGAGGAGCGTCGCCCCGGTAGTGGCTACGCGTCGCTGGAGCGCTGTCAGGAGGACATCCGGATGGCGGCTCAGATCTACAAGCGACTCCAGATCCCGGTACTCAACACCACCAGTCAATCGATCGAGGAGATCTCCTCCCACATCATCAAGGCGCTGCGCGGGAGCGGAGAGCGCTGA
- a CDS encoding c-type cytochrome, translating into MRLLAIQSLVVLAGCVGILSAPPLFAQTKGDPEIGATIAARVCVACHAEDGTSPMPNTPRLAGQHATYLVKQMKDYRAGRRTSEVMGNFIGALTEEEIPHVAAYYAAQEVIPGVVTDPSLLDLGRRVYDDGNPGSGIPACSGCHGDEGEGTRRFPQLAGQDVGYTVEQMRRYAVGERTNDRGLMQTVADRMTEAETLAVAQYIASLMVLETEEE; encoded by the coding sequence GTGAGATTGCTCGCAATTCAATCGCTCGTTGTGTTGGCCGGCTGCGTCGGGATTCTTTCGGCACCGCCCCTGTTTGCTCAAACCAAGGGGGATCCCGAGATTGGTGCGACCATCGCGGCGCGGGTTTGTGTAGCCTGTCATGCCGAGGACGGTACCAGCCCGATGCCCAATACGCCTCGGCTGGCCGGCCAGCACGCGACCTATCTCGTCAAGCAGATGAAAGACTATCGTGCGGGGCGGCGTACCAGCGAGGTGATGGGCAACTTCATCGGCGCACTGACCGAAGAGGAGATCCCGCACGTCGCCGCCTACTACGCTGCTCAGGAGGTGATCCCGGGCGTCGTGACCGATCCCTCGCTGCTGGACCTCGGCCGACGGGTCTACGACGACGGCAATCCCGGCAGCGGCATACCCGCGTGCTCGGGCTGTCACGGCGACGAGGGTGAAGGCACGCGCCGTTTCCCGCAGCTCGCCGGTCAGGACGTCGGCTACACCGTCGAGCAAATGCGCCGTTATGCCGTCGGCGAGCGGACCAACGACCGAGGACTCATGCAGACGGTGGCCGATCGCATGACTGAGGCCGAGACACTGGCCGTGGCCCAATACATTGCCAGCCTGATGGTCCTCGAAACGGAGGAGGAATGA
- a CDS encoding proton-translocating transhydrogenase family protein, with translation MPEALDPSLVALYVFILACFIGYSVVWGVTPSLHTPLVALTNAISGIVLIGALLVAGDPEAGLFTRFIGFIGVLLASINVFGGFLVTHRMLSMFKKKK, from the coding sequence ATGCCCGAGGCACTCGATCCCTCACTCGTTGCCCTCTATGTCTTTATTCTGGCTTGCTTCATCGGCTACTCGGTGGTCTGGGGCGTCACGCCCTCGCTGCACACCCCGCTGGTGGCGCTCACCAACGCCATTTCCGGCATCGTCCTGATCGGCGCCCTGCTCGTTGCCGGTGATCCCGAGGCGGGGCTCTTCACCCGGTTCATCGGTTTCATCGGCGTGCTCCTGGCGTCGATCAATGTCTTCGGCGGCTTCCTGGTGACACACCGGATGCTCTCGATGTTCAAGAAGAAAAAGTAA
- a CDS encoding c-type cytochrome, with the protein MMTRLVCLGALVLVPCIASASPPAQPHAPGIESPGYVWNAPNEDQMIALAHRADPANGEEAYAVCRGCHQADGSGRGDAIYPQLAGQHASVLIKQMVDVRAGRRDNPKMHPFVAEWVVSSEEVADIAAYLSQLPIPPTNLKGDGTALARGQALYEKDCATCHGAQGEGDAVEFYPRVAHQHVSYLDHESKLIRDGGRRNANPEMVKAIKGYSDADIAAVSDYMSRLTAESRPE; encoded by the coding sequence ATGATGACCCGTCTCGTCTGTCTCGGAGCACTCGTACTCGTGCCCTGCATCGCCTCCGCGTCTCCGCCGGCGCAACCCCATGCGCCGGGTATCGAATCGCCCGGCTATGTCTGGAACGCACCCAACGAGGATCAGATGATCGCGTTGGCTCATCGCGCCGACCCCGCGAACGGCGAGGAGGCCTATGCCGTCTGTCGCGGCTGCCATCAGGCGGATGGCTCGGGTCGCGGGGATGCCATCTATCCGCAGCTGGCCGGCCAACACGCGAGTGTGCTGATCAAACAGATGGTCGACGTGCGCGCCGGGCGGCGCGACAACCCCAAGATGCACCCCTTTGTCGCCGAGTGGGTGGTGTCGTCCGAAGAGGTCGCCGACATCGCGGCCTATCTGTCGCAGCTCCCGATTCCGCCGACCAATCTCAAAGGCGACGGGACCGCATTGGCACGGGGCCAAGCCCTCTACGAAAAGGACTGTGCGACCTGTCATGGCGCGCAGGGCGAGGGCGATGCCGTGGAGTTCTACCCCCGCGTCGCGCATCAGCACGTCAGCTATCTCGACCATGAGTCCAAGCTCATTCGCGACGGTGGGCGGCGCAACGCGAATCCCGAGATGGTGAAGGCGATCAAGGGATACAGCGACGCGGATATCGCGGCGGTGAGCGATTATATGTCCCGCTTAACGGCTGAATCGCGTCCGGAGTGA
- a CDS encoding symporter small accessory protein produces the protein MLGIDDPYVLMAYFGAIAMAVIGIIYGLVRRNAARDEVSPEDRLWALDEKKVDDDF, from the coding sequence ATGCTGGGTATCGATGATCCGTATGTCCTCATGGCCTATTTCGGCGCCATCGCGATGGCCGTGATCGGCATCATCTACGGGCTGGTCCGCCGCAACGCCGCGCGCGACGAGGTGAGCCCCGAGGATCGCCTTTGGGCGCTGGACGAAAAGAAGGTGGACGATGATTTCTAG
- a CDS encoding sodium:solute symporter family protein: MTGHSSVGWVDIVVILVYLFATGYLGWLGYRGTRSAADFLVGGRSAHPIIMAVSYGATFISTAAIVGFGGVAGLFGMSLLWLTVLNIGFGILIAFIFLGEPTRRLGHHLGAHTFPELLGQRYQSRGIQIFAGALIFLFMPLYSAAVMTGGSIFAATQFGIDFEVALLIFALITAAYVIPGGIKAVMYTDTMQGFVMVFAMIFLLIFAYMSLGGITQAHQTLTDMADMVPASLAQIGHQGWTAMPAFGWGATNYDLWWTVITALVLGVGIGVLAQPQLVVRFMTVRSRRELDRAVPIGAVFILLMVGTPFVVGSLSNAWFAQHGPLLQGKVVEVINPEKDRALVELMQKDEAGAWTSILNPKTQAPARAPMIISERTSAQDGDGATFELVAGRSIAATYTKGDADTIIPAFIMAAMPHWFGVIFFLALLAAAMSTMSSQFHTIGTAAGRDLYERISEKGHQREPSILVMRLAIMVGLIIAVTISYTVRQEYVIARFTAIFFGLCAASFLPAYIGGLISKRVTRAGALASMTVGMSVSLFWLAFIKAREASAIGLVQMITDGKTSLLADYPNWPSVDPIIIALPASLLTLILVSAVTRPPDQAHLRRCFPP; the protein is encoded by the coding sequence ATGACGGGGCATTCTTCCGTAGGCTGGGTCGACATCGTCGTCATTCTGGTCTACCTCTTCGCGACCGGCTATCTCGGCTGGCTCGGTTACCGCGGCACCCGCTCGGCAGCGGACTTCCTGGTCGGCGGGCGTTCGGCCCACCCGATCATCATGGCGGTCTCCTACGGCGCGACCTTCATCTCCACCGCCGCCATCGTCGGCTTCGGCGGGGTGGCCGGACTCTTCGGCATGAGTCTGCTGTGGCTGACCGTGCTCAACATCGGCTTCGGGATTCTGATCGCTTTCATCTTTCTGGGCGAGCCCACCCGGCGACTCGGCCATCATCTCGGCGCCCACACCTTTCCCGAGCTGCTGGGCCAACGCTACCAGAGTCGCGGCATCCAGATCTTCGCCGGCGCGCTCATCTTTCTCTTCATGCCGCTCTACTCGGCTGCGGTCATGACCGGGGGCAGCATCTTCGCGGCCACCCAGTTCGGGATCGATTTCGAGGTCGCGCTTCTGATCTTCGCGCTCATCACCGCAGCCTACGTGATCCCGGGCGGCATCAAGGCCGTGATGTACACGGACACCATGCAGGGGTTCGTCATGGTCTTCGCCATGATCTTCCTGCTGATCTTTGCCTATATGAGCCTCGGCGGCATCACCCAGGCTCACCAAACCCTGACCGACATGGCGGATATGGTACCCGCATCGCTCGCGCAGATCGGGCATCAGGGCTGGACCGCGATGCCTGCCTTTGGCTGGGGCGCGACCAACTACGACCTCTGGTGGACCGTCATCACCGCGCTGGTGCTCGGCGTGGGGATCGGCGTGCTCGCCCAACCTCAGCTGGTGGTGCGTTTCATGACGGTGCGCAGCCGGCGCGAGCTCGACCGGGCGGTGCCGATCGGTGCCGTCTTCATCCTGCTCATGGTCGGAACGCCTTTCGTCGTCGGCAGCCTCTCGAACGCCTGGTTCGCACAGCACGGCCCGCTGCTGCAGGGCAAGGTCGTCGAGGTCATCAATCCCGAGAAGGATCGCGCACTGGTCGAGCTGATGCAGAAAGACGAAGCCGGGGCCTGGACGTCGATCCTCAACCCGAAGACACAGGCGCCGGCGCGCGCGCCCATGATCATCAGCGAGCGGACCTCGGCACAAGACGGCGACGGCGCGACCTTCGAGCTAGTCGCCGGCCGCTCCATCGCAGCGACCTACACCAAGGGCGACGCCGACACGATCATCCCGGCCTTCATCATGGCGGCGATGCCCCATTGGTTCGGCGTCATCTTCTTCCTCGCCCTGCTCGCCGCGGCCATGAGCACCATGTCGAGCCAGTTCCACACCATCGGCACGGCCGCCGGGCGCGACCTCTACGAGCGTATCTCGGAGAAGGGACATCAACGCGAGCCGAGCATCCTGGTGATGCGTCTCGCCATCATGGTCGGACTCATCATCGCCGTGACCATCAGCTACACGGTGCGACAGGAATACGTCATCGCCCGCTTCACGGCGATCTTCTTCGGACTCTGTGCGGCGAGCTTCCTGCCGGCCTACATCGGAGGACTCATCTCCAAACGCGTGACCCGCGCCGGCGCACTCGCCTCCATGACCGTCGGCATGAGCGTCTCGCTCTTCTGGCTGGCCTTCATCAAGGCACGCGAGGCCAGCGCCATCGGGCTGGTGCAGATGATCACGGACGGCAAGACCAGCCTGCTCGCGGATTATCCCAATTGGCCGTCGGTAGACCCGATCATCATCGCCCTGCCGGCCTCTCTGCTGACCCTGATCTTGGTCAGTGCGGTCACGCGACCGCCGGATCAGGCGCATTTGCGTCGCTGTTTCCCCCCTTAA
- a CDS encoding NAD(P)(+) transhydrogenase (Re/Si-specific) subunit beta: MTLSVNLQAVAYLVSAVLFILALKGLTHPASARRGNLYGMLGMLIAVVATLMGDQVQSYGFIIVGMTVGAVIGVKVALRIQMTAMPQLVAALHSFVGMAAVLVGIGTFLTKRSAGELNGLLMGEISAGVVIGAITFTGSVIAFGKLQGLLSGSPVKFMGQHLLNALLGIATLALAVHFAMTGSLLSLTLMTLLAFTLGVTLIIPIGGADMPVIISMLNSYSGWAAAATGFTLHNNLLIIVGALVGCSGAILSYIMCKAMNRSIINVVFGGFGSDSSGSDSAGAVAAEKGVKSAAVEDAVYWMEDANRVIIIPGYGMAVAQAQHALKELMELLEARGVEVKFGIHPVAGRMPGHMNVLLAEADIPYDRVLEMDEINPDFPSTDVVLVVGANDVVNPAAKEDKTSPIYGMPILEAGRARQVYFLKRSMRPGYSGVDNLLFYQENTSLVFGDAKDTIEGMNSALKGGGH, translated from the coding sequence ATGACGCTCTCGGTTAATCTTCAGGCGGTGGCCTATCTGGTCTCCGCCGTGCTCTTCATCCTGGCCCTGAAGGGCCTGACCCATCCGGCATCCGCCCGGCGCGGCAATCTCTACGGCATGCTCGGCATGCTGATCGCGGTCGTCGCGACCCTGATGGGCGATCAGGTCCAATCCTACGGATTCATCATCGTCGGGATGACCGTGGGCGCCGTCATCGGCGTCAAAGTGGCCCTGCGCATCCAGATGACGGCCATGCCGCAGTTGGTCGCGGCCTTGCACAGCTTCGTCGGCATGGCCGCTGTGCTGGTGGGCATCGGCACTTTCCTGACGAAGCGCAGCGCAGGCGAGCTGAACGGGCTCCTGATGGGCGAGATCTCCGCCGGCGTGGTCATCGGCGCCATCACCTTCACCGGCTCGGTCATCGCCTTCGGCAAGCTGCAAGGTCTGCTCAGCGGCAGCCCGGTCAAGTTCATGGGCCAGCATCTGCTCAATGCGCTTTTGGGGATCGCGACCCTCGCCCTAGCCGTGCATTTCGCCATGACCGGCAGCTTGCTCTCGCTGACCCTCATGACCCTGCTTGCCTTCACCCTCGGTGTGACCCTGATCATCCCGATCGGCGGGGCGGACATGCCGGTCATCATCTCGATGCTGAACAGCTATTCGGGTTGGGCCGCGGCCGCAACCGGCTTCACCTTGCACAACAACCTGCTCATCATCGTCGGCGCACTGGTCGGCTGCTCCGGCGCGATCCTTTCCTACATAATGTGCAAGGCGATGAACCGCTCGATCATCAACGTCGTCTTCGGCGGTTTCGGTTCCGATAGCAGTGGGTCGGACAGTGCGGGCGCAGTCGCCGCCGAGAAGGGTGTGAAATCGGCCGCGGTCGAAGACGCCGTCTACTGGATGGAGGATGCCAACCGCGTCATCATCATCCCCGGCTACGGCATGGCCGTGGCTCAAGCCCAGCACGCACTCAAGGAGTTGATGGAGCTGCTCGAAGCGCGCGGCGTGGAGGTGAAGTTCGGGATCCATCCTGTCGCAGGCCGCATGCCAGGACACATGAACGTGCTGCTCGCCGAGGCCGACATCCCCTACGATCGCGTGCTCGAAATGGACGAGATCAACCCCGACTTCCCGAGCACCGACGTGGTGCTGGTCGTCGGCGCGAACGACGTCGTCAATCCAGCGGCCAAGGAAGACAAGACGAGCCCCATCTACGGCATGCCCATCCTCGAGGCCGGCCGGGCCCGTCAGGTCTACTTCCTCAAGCGCTCCATGCGTCCGGGCTACTCGGGCGTCGACAACCTCCTCTTCTATCAGGAGAACACCTCGCTGGTCTTCGGCGACGCCAAGGATACGATCGAGGGGATGAACAGCGCGCTCAAGGGCGGCGGGCACTGA
- a CDS encoding acyl-CoA thioesterase — protein MESFKVVRPEFLNHYGYLFGGFLLKWVDEIAWIAASRDYPGSRFVTIAMDRVEFHRSVKQGAVLRFDALESCRGNTSISYSVHVFADDLTTGNEEPIFTTCITFVRVDEQGRKIPLSRPGT, from the coding sequence GTGGAGAGTTTCAAAGTCGTACGCCCCGAGTTTCTGAACCATTACGGCTATCTGTTCGGTGGCTTTTTGTTGAAGTGGGTCGACGAGATCGCCTGGATCGCGGCCAGCCGCGATTATCCCGGCTCCCGTTTCGTCACCATCGCGATGGATCGCGTGGAGTTCCACCGCAGCGTGAAGCAGGGCGCGGTGTTGCGCTTCGACGCACTCGAGAGCTGTCGCGGCAACACCTCGATCAGTTATTCGGTGCACGTCTTCGCCGATGATCTGACGACCGGCAACGAGGAGCCGATCTTCACGACCTGCATCACCTTCGTGCGGGTCGACGAGCAGGGGCGGAAGATTCCCTTGTCTCGGCCCGGCACCTGA
- a CDS encoding HypC/HybG/HupF family hydrogenase formation chaperone has protein sequence MCLGIPMQIQSVDGFLARCTAKGAEREVNLFMLQDDTIGVGDYVVVHLGHAISRMSEEEAAAAWEIYDAILAAQDGDRVQV, from the coding sequence ATGTGTCTCGGTATCCCGATGCAGATCCAGTCCGTCGACGGCTTCCTGGCCCGGTGCACGGCGAAAGGTGCGGAGCGCGAGGTCAATCTCTTCATGCTCCAGGACGACACAATCGGCGTCGGCGACTATGTGGTGGTCCACCTGGGCCATGCGATCAGTCGGATGAGTGAAGAAGAGGCGGCTGCGGCTTGGGAGATCTATGACGCGATCCTGGCGGCACAGGACGGCGATCGGGTCCAGGTTTGA